The following proteins are co-located in the Xiphophorus hellerii strain 12219 chromosome 2, Xiphophorus_hellerii-4.1, whole genome shotgun sequence genome:
- the olfml1 gene encoding olfactomedin-like protein 3A produces MVLLLLLSLCLTLGSVQSQGSSQDAFIIQYLERRLVQMEERLSLCEQNTVSATQKTYDLSSEVRGYLSTLSSLRSEVKSQVDSVSVRVDRVERELEYLENKIPTQSNIEMEEALLEQQIKAVELEQLKKKAKINVENDCNTVLSQVKSLKIVKKSGDPNGCWFKDPSEGSNKVYLFSGFRNNTILEYKSLKSFTKTSTPPANEVQLPFYWQGTGHVIYNGFLYCHKADTPNEILKVDLLNGTVVDRTLLPGAGRLPVYSLNPNTYLDMAVDELGLWVIHADLEYGGNLVITKLDKVSLAVEYTWDTQCRSSDAEGAFLICGTLYVVYNTRYGGRSTIQCLYDIHDTIHSNESPVMFFPKRYTSHSSIHYHPGDKQLYAWDDGYQTIYKVETRSNAQVTSQ; encoded by the exons ATGGTTCTGCTGTTGCTTTTATCTCTGTGCCTGACTTTGGGATCAGTCCAGAGCCAGGGTTCCTCCCAAGATGCCTTCATAATCCAATATCTAGAGAGAAGGCTTGTTCAGATGGAG GAGCGTCTCAGTCTGTGTGAGCAAAACACAGTGAGTGCCACCCAGAAAACCTATGACCTCTCCTCTGAAGTCAGAGGCTATCTGTCCACTCTGAGCAGTTTGAG ATCAGAAGTAAAGAGCCAGGTGGACAGTGTCTCTGTGCGTGTTGACCGGGTGGAGAGGGAGCTGGAATATTTGGAGAACAAAATTCCCACTCAGTCTAACATTGAGATGGAGGAAGCACTGCTAGAACAGCAGATAAAAGCCGTAGAACTGGAGCAGCTGAAAAAGAAGGCCAAGATAAATGTGGAGAACG ACTGCAACACAGTTCTGAGTCAAGTCAAGTCTCTTAAGATTGTGAAGAAATCTGGAGATCCAAATGGATGCTGGTTCAAGGACCCCTCTGAAGGATCAAATAAG GTGTATCTATTCAGTGGATTTCGTAACAACACCATTCTGGAGTACAAATCTCTGAAGAGCTTCACAAAGACTTCCACACCTCCAGCAAATGAGGTGCAGCTGCCTTTTTACTGGCAGGGCACGGGTCACGTGATCTACAATGGATTCCTCTATTGCCACAAGGCAGATACACCCAATGAAATACTGAAG GTGGATCTGCTGAATGGCACTGTGGTAGATAGAACCCTTCTTCCCGGAGCCGGCCGTCTTCCTGTCTACAGCCTCAATCCCAACACTTATCTGGACATGGCTGTAGATGAACTTGGCCTTTGGGTTATTCATGCGGATCTTGAGTACGGAGGAAACCTGGTCATCACCAAGCTAGACAAAG TAAGTTTAGCAGTGGAGTACACCTGGGACACACAGTGCAGAAGCAGTGACGCTGAGGGGGCTTTCCTGATATGTGGGACGCTTTACGTGGTCTACAACACACGCTATGGAGGTCGCTCCACCATCCAGTGTCTGTACGACATCCATGACACCATTCACAG CAATGAGAGTCCAGTGATGTTCTTCCCAAAGCGCTACACCAGCCACAGCAGCATCCACTATCACCCAGGGGACAAACAGCTGTATGCCTGGGATGATGGCTACCAGACAATATACAAAGTGGAAACGCGCAGCAATGCCCAAGTTACATCCCagtga